The genomic interval TCCGATCACGAACGCGTCGGCCCACTCGCTGACCTCGAGGGTCTGCTCGACGGCGCCGTCGTAGTACTTCTCGTGATCGTAGGAGTCCACGAGCAGGTTCGGCGAGTGGCTCGCGACGATCTCGTAGATCGGCTCGGCGACGAACGCCCGGACGTGATCGGAGCCGGTCCGCAGCGCCGCGCGGCCGACGAGCGCGGGCTGGTTCGGGTAGGCGACGCTGCCGCCGACGATGCCGACGCGGCCGTTGTCCCGGCCGGACTTGTCGCTGATGTTCGAGAGCGTTTCCTGAAGCCGTGCCATAGTCCCCTTCCAGAGCGACGCTGCGTAGGCGTTCGGCAGGCGTGTTCCGGTTTCCCGGCCTGGCGTGTCGCGTCTCGGATCCCGTGTCTCGACGACGGACAGAACTGATCAGCGCGTGGGACACAAACGCATAGTATCGCGCTGTCGTAGTTCCGCGCGGGACCAGAACCATGTTCGACGACAGAACCGACGCCGGCCGACGCCTCGCAACGGACCTCGAACAGCGCGACCTCGACGTCGACATCGTCCTCGGGATTCCCCGCGGGGCGTTGCCGGTCGCCAGGCCCGTCGCCGACGCGCTCGACGCGGCCCTCGACGTCGTCGTCGCGCGCAAGATGGGCGCGCCGGAGAACCCCGAACTGGCGCTCGGGGCCGTCGCCAGCGACGAGAGCGCCTGGTACAACGACGACCTGATCGATCGACTGAACGTCTCCGAGGAGTACCTCGACGAGATCCGCGCCGAGGAAGCCGAAAACGCCCGCGAGAAGGCCGACAGGTACCGCGAGACCGAGGGGCTGCCGGACCTACGGGGGAAGCGCGTGCTCGTCGTCGACGACGGCGTAGCGACCGGCGCGACCGCGACCGCCTGCCTCCGGCAGGTCCGAGACACCGGCGCCGACTGGGTCGGCCTGGCCGTTCCGGTCGGCTCACCCCAGTCCGTCGGCGACCTCGAGCGGGAGGCCGACGAGGTGATCACCCTGCAGGCACCCGCGGCCTTCCGGGCGGTGGGCCAGTACTACCGGACGTTCGGCCAGGTGACCGACGAGGAAGCGATCGAGTATCTCGATCGGTAGCGTGCCGACGCTCGAGGGCCGGCGACGCGTCGGTCGAAGCGCGTACGGTTGCCATTCGATATCGGTTTCTGTTATTTCTCGCCCCATTCACGACCAATCGAACACTGACAATCACCGATTTCTTCCGGAAGAGACAGGAGATATTTGCGAGGACCTCGACCATAATGATCGAATATGGAACTCTATCCCGCAGAATAGGAGATCCACCAGGTGATTACAGATGATTTTTATATGTAGATTGTGACCAACCTCGTATGGCAGTAACAGGGTTGCCCCTCGGTATCATCGGCTACAGTGCGATCTTTCTCATACTGTTTCTGATAATACAGCGCCGATTGTACGTCATTCCGACGCTGATCGTCGTCCCGGTGATCGCCGGGTTACTCGCCGGGTTCTCGCCCGACGAAATCGGGTCGTTCGCGGCGGAGGGACTGACGGGAATCGTCAGCATCACCGCGATGTTCGCGTTCGCGGTCTGGTACTTCAGCATCATGCGGGACAACGGGCTCTTCGACCCGTTCGTCGCTCGCATCGTCAGCAGCATCGTCAGCCGACCGGCGCTGTTGACGGTGGGGACCGTCGTCCTCGCGATGGTCTCGCATCTGGACGGCGCCGGCGCGACGACGATGCTGATCACGATCCCGGCGATGTTACCGCTGTACGACGCGCTCGACGTCGAACGGAAGATCCTCGCCGCGCTCGTGGCGATCACCGCCGGGACGATGAACATGGTCCCGTGGGGCGGTCAGGTCGTCCGCGGCGTCGCGGCGATCGATCCCGCGGAGATCTCCAACGTGTTCGATCCGATGATCCCCGCGCAAGTCGCCGGCGTCCTCTCGATCTTCGCGATCAGCGCCTACTTCGGGCGGCAGATCCGCGACGACCTCGACTCCGTTACCGCCTTCGAGGGCATCGACGAGGAGTCGATCATCGACGAGGCGGTCGACGAGCGCGAGATCGAGACCGATTGGCAGTGGTGGTTCAACCTCCTGTTGACGGTCGCCGTCCTCGCCGCGCTCATCTCGGGGATCACCTCGCCGGAGTTGGCCTTCATGGTCGGCCTGGTCGTCGCACTCGTCGTCAACGTCCCCGACTACGAGAACCAGAAGGACGTCCTCGAGTCCTACGCGCCGGACGTGATGACCTACGTCGGCATCCTGTTCGCCGCGGGCGTCCTCATCGGCGTCCTCGAGGAAAGCGAGATGATCACCGAGATGGCGAACATCCTGATCGTGCTCGTCCCCGACGCGCTGGGCGCGAACCTGCCGCTGGTCGTCGCGGTCGTCTCGCTGCCGGCGCGGCTCCTGTTTAGCCCCGACGCCTTCTACTTCGGCGTCCTCCCCGTGCTCGCCGAGACGAGCGTCTCCTACGGCCACGATCCCGTGGCCGTCGTCCGCGCGTCGCTGGTCGGCCAGACCGTCGGCTTCCCGATCTCGCCGTTTACGGGCGCCACGTACCTCCTCATCGGCCTGGCGGACATCGAACTCGGTGAACACATCAAGTTCACGCTCCCGTACATGGTGATCGTCTCGACGACGATCCTCGTGGCCGGCATCGCGGTCGGTGCGATCCCGCTCTGAGTCGGGACCGGCACAGCGGCGTCGACGGGACCGTTCTGAACCGCTATTTTTCGAGCGCAGTCCAGCAGAGCGGTCGATTTCGATCGACCGAGCCGAACCCGCTTTCGAATCGAACCGAACCGACACCCGTTCACCGCTCGAGCGCCTACGGGTGCGTATGCGCGTTGCCGTCACCGTCGACGATCGGGAGCCCGCCGGCCTGGTCGCGGCCGTCCGGGACCACCCCGACGTGACGGAGGTCGTCGTCGAGCGCCTGGCGACCGGCGATCTCGCGATCGATTCGATCGGTTTCGAACGGAAGACGCTCCGGGACTACGTCAACGGCGTTATGGGCCGGAGCGGGCCCGACCTCGCGGACCAGGTCGAGCGGATGGCCGACGCCTACGATCACTCCTACGTCCTCCTCGAGGACGACTTCGCCGGTCTGGACTCGCTGCGGACGGCCGTCTCCCCGGAGTCGATCCGGGGGTCGATGGCCTCGATCACCGCCCGCCACGGGGTGCCGATCATCCCCTGTACGGACCGACGGCATCTGGTCGACTTCGCGATCCGGCTTGGGCGGAAACACGCGGAGGATCCCTCGACCCGTCGGATTCCGGTGGGGTCGGTGCCGAGCAGGCGCGAGCCGACGACCAAGCGGATGTACGGCTGTATCCAGGGGATCGGTCCGGAACTGGCAGCGACGCTGTACGAGCGATATCCGACCGTCGAGGCCCTCCTCGCGGCGGACCGCGAGGAGCTCACGCGGATCGAGGGCATCGGAGAGGCGCGCGCGGACGTGATCTACGCCGCGTTCCGGGACGACGGCACCAGTGCGTGAGCCGTGAGCTATCAACCGTCGTCCATCCAGAAGAATTACGAGGGCCGCTTACCGAACAGCACTCCCGACGTCGACCGAGTCGTTATCGCCACTCCTCGAGCGAGGCGGATTCGGCTTCGGGCATGGCGACCCAAACGTCGTCTTGCGCGATGTCCGC from Natrinema salifodinae carries:
- a CDS encoding phosphoribosyltransferase, with the translated sequence MFDDRTDAGRRLATDLEQRDLDVDIVLGIPRGALPVARPVADALDAALDVVVARKMGAPENPELALGAVASDESAWYNDDLIDRLNVSEEYLDEIRAEEAENAREKADRYRETEGLPDLRGKRVLVVDDGVATGATATACLRQVRDTGADWVGLAVPVGSPQSVGDLEREADEVITLQAPAAFRAVGQYYRTFGQVTDEEAIEYLDR
- a CDS encoding CitMHS family transporter, coding for MAVTGLPLGIIGYSAIFLILFLIIQRRLYVIPTLIVVPVIAGLLAGFSPDEIGSFAAEGLTGIVSITAMFAFAVWYFSIMRDNGLFDPFVARIVSSIVSRPALLTVGTVVLAMVSHLDGAGATTMLITIPAMLPLYDALDVERKILAALVAITAGTMNMVPWGGQVVRGVAAIDPAEISNVFDPMIPAQVAGVLSIFAISAYFGRQIRDDLDSVTAFEGIDEESIIDEAVDEREIETDWQWWFNLLLTVAVLAALISGITSPELAFMVGLVVALVVNVPDYENQKDVLESYAPDVMTYVGILFAAGVLIGVLEESEMITEMANILIVLVPDALGANLPLVVAVVSLPARLLFSPDAFYFGVLPVLAETSVSYGHDPVAVVRASLVGQTVGFPISPFTGATYLLIGLADIELGEHIKFTLPYMVIVSTTILVAGIAVGAIPL
- a CDS encoding ERCC4 domain-containing protein → MRVAVTVDDREPAGLVAAVRDHPDVTEVVVERLATGDLAIDSIGFERKTLRDYVNGVMGRSGPDLADQVERMADAYDHSYVLLEDDFAGLDSLRTAVSPESIRGSMASITARHGVPIIPCTDRRHLVDFAIRLGRKHAEDPSTRRIPVGSVPSRREPTTKRMYGCIQGIGPELAATLYERYPTVEALLAADREELTRIEGIGEARADVIYAAFRDDGTSA